One window from the genome of Salisaeta longa DSM 21114 encodes:
- the msrA gene encoding peptide-methionine (S)-S-oxide reductase MsrA yields the protein MRILFANRFGGFLAAVLMSAALLGGCQSSTSSEAASRTDVPADPAALTLRPALADTAVFAGGCFWCMEPPFDKLAGVQSTISGFAGGSIENPSYRQVASGATDHTESVQVVYDSSQVSYEELLYVYWRNVDLLDDQGQFCDRGSQYRPVIFALNDRQARLARASKQALTDDFDQPIVVPVQPLIAFYAAEQYHQNYYKKNPKRYKTYRVGCGRDARLRALWGEAAGGHPVPDSL from the coding sequence ATGCGCATCCTCTTTGCTAACCGTTTCGGCGGTTTCCTCGCCGCGGTGCTTATGAGCGCCGCCCTGCTTGGCGGCTGCCAATCTTCGACCTCCTCGGAGGCCGCGTCGCGCACGGACGTGCCGGCAGACCCCGCGGCCCTTACGCTGCGCCCGGCACTGGCCGACACAGCCGTCTTTGCGGGCGGGTGCTTCTGGTGCATGGAGCCGCCGTTCGACAAGCTCGCGGGCGTGCAGTCAACCATCAGCGGCTTTGCAGGCGGCTCGATCGAAAACCCGAGCTACCGCCAGGTGGCCAGCGGCGCCACCGACCACACCGAGAGCGTGCAGGTGGTGTACGACTCGTCGCAGGTGTCGTACGAGGAGCTGCTGTACGTGTACTGGCGCAACGTCGACCTGCTCGACGACCAGGGGCAGTTCTGCGACCGCGGATCGCAGTATCGTCCGGTCATTTTTGCGCTCAACGACCGGCAGGCCCGGCTGGCCCGCGCGTCGAAGCAAGCGCTCACCGACGACTTCGATCAGCCGATTGTCGTGCCGGTGCAGCCGCTGATCGCTTTTTATGCCGCCGAGCAGTACCACCAAAACTACTACAAGAAAAACCCGAAGCGCTACAAGACGTACCGCGTGGGGTGTGGGCGCGATGCCCGGCTGCGCGCCCTGTGGGGCGAAGCGGCGGGCGGCCATCCGGTGCCCGATTCGCTGTAG
- the msrB gene encoding peptide-methionine (R)-S-oxide reductase MsrB has translation MDRKTFLKGLLGAALVPSALAACTRGSSTPRASAPAAASAAPPDTFYVHPPVEAFQPLQVSTARWKEVLPADAYRILFEAGTEPRFSSPLLEEQRRGTYICAACYLPLFSSETKFKSGTGWPSFWAPLTEKYIETSRDTSLGMVRTEYHCARCSGHQGHVFMDGPEPTGLRYCNNGLALNFIPEHEALPALRSL, from the coding sequence ATGGATCGTAAAACCTTTTTGAAGGGCCTGTTGGGCGCGGCCCTCGTGCCCTCGGCGCTCGCGGCCTGCACGCGTGGTTCGTCGACCCCCCGTGCGTCGGCGCCGGCGGCAGCGTCTGCCGCGCCGCCCGACACTTTCTACGTGCACCCGCCGGTGGAGGCGTTTCAGCCGCTGCAGGTTTCAACGGCCCGGTGGAAAGAGGTGCTGCCGGCCGATGCGTACCGCATCTTGTTTGAAGCAGGCACCGAGCCGCGTTTTTCGAGTCCGCTCCTGGAGGAGCAGCGCCGGGGCACGTACATCTGCGCGGCGTGCTACCTTCCCCTGTTTTCGTCCGAGACGAAGTTCAAAAGCGGCACCGGCTGGCCGAGCTTTTGGGCGCCCCTCACCGAGAAGTACATCGAGACGTCGCGCGACACGAGCCTGGGCATGGTGCGCACCGAGTACCACTGCGCGCGCTGCAGCGGCCACCAGGGCCACGTGTTTATGGACGGCCCCGAGCCGACCGGATTGCGGTATTGCAACAATGGCCTTGCGCTCAACTTCATTCCAGAGCACGAGGCGCTCCCGGCGCTACGAAGCCTTTAA